A window of Planifilum fimeticola contains these coding sequences:
- a CDS encoding acyl-CoA dehydrogenase family protein, whose protein sequence is MNLLTEELEAMVRAEASAMEQKGEMSPKVLEAVRERGLFKLLVPRELGGHMLPLPEALRVFEGASRFDGSFGWLVTIGAGGGYFAGAMEPGVCRELLSPREAVIAGSGYPAGEARRVKGGYRVSGRWKYISGADYATLFTVNCVIRDEGGKDDGRVLSFILMPEQVNVLKDWRAFGLKATGSHSIAVEDAFVPERMTFDIAEPYPVFKDPLFRYPFLPFALTSFAAVALGIADRFLEEARVLIEAGRRVWPSRRAEAGLEAATRMVDRLAGAKADFYRTVDDTWEIHWNRPLTGEEEEAINRRSREAAQTALQAAQTVFPHLGMAGLMENAPANRAWRDLHTVCRHALLSDWG, encoded by the coding sequence GTGAACCTGTTGACCGAAGAACTCGAGGCCATGGTCCGGGCCGAGGCGTCGGCCATGGAACAAAAGGGGGAGATGTCCCCGAAAGTGTTGGAGGCCGTCCGCGAACGGGGGCTGTTCAAGTTGCTGGTCCCCAGGGAGCTGGGCGGTCACATGTTGCCGCTGCCCGAGGCCCTGCGCGTCTTTGAAGGGGCTTCCCGGTTCGACGGCAGTTTCGGCTGGCTGGTCACTATCGGTGCGGGGGGAGGCTATTTCGCCGGCGCCATGGAACCGGGGGTTTGCCGGGAGCTGCTCTCCCCCCGGGAGGCGGTGATCGCCGGGAGCGGATATCCGGCCGGGGAGGCACGGAGGGTGAAGGGGGGCTATCGGGTGAGCGGGCGGTGGAAGTACATCAGCGGCGCCGACTACGCAACCCTTTTCACCGTGAACTGCGTCATCCGGGATGAAGGCGGGAAGGACGACGGGCGTGTCCTTTCCTTCATCCTGATGCCGGAGCAGGTGAATGTCCTCAAGGACTGGAGGGCCTTCGGCCTCAAGGCGACGGGCAGCCACAGCATTGCCGTGGAGGACGCCTTCGTGCCGGAACGGATGACCTTCGACATCGCGGAGCCGTATCCGGTCTTCAAGGATCCCCTGTTTCGCTATCCCTTTCTGCCCTTCGCCCTCACGTCCTTCGCCGCCGTCGCCCTCGGCATCGCCGACCGTTTCCTGGAGGAAGCCCGGGTGCTCATCGAAGCCGGACGGAGGGTCTGGCCGTCCCGGCGGGCGGAGGCCGGGCTGGAGGCCGCAACCCGGATGGTGGATCGGCTCGCAGGGGCCAAGGCGGACTTCTACCGCACTGTCGATGACACCTGGGAGATTCATTGGAACCGGCCCCTGACCGGGGAGGAAGAGGAGGCGATCAACCGCCGGTCCAGGGAGGCGGCTCAGACTGCCCTCCAGGCCGCCCAGACCGTGTTTCCCCATCTCGGCATGGCCGGTCTCATGGAAAACGCCCCCGCCAACCGGGCCTGGCGGGATCTGCACACCGTCTGCCGCCACGCGCTGTTGTCGGACTGGGGATGA